One part of the Ursus arctos isolate Adak ecotype North America unplaced genomic scaffold, UrsArc2.0 scaffold_16, whole genome shotgun sequence genome encodes these proteins:
- the LOC125281385 gene encoding uncharacterized protein LOC125281385 isoform X3, which translates to MGTHGGTEGATAGWRPDPPSATAGRARTGSVGRKVGSRRAQPRRWMPRGRAEISSSFSTRRGRVRGLRTEGGLCPLPGADRCLWEQKYAVVAQYSRPPHDESCFYNGKAHWEPSWPTAGVAGCCGPFAVCVVSKLPYYNALKDCLS; encoded by the exons ATGGGCACCCACGGAGGGACGGAGGGGGCCACGGCTGGCTGGCGGCCCGACCCCCCAAGTGCCACAGCTGGCAGGGCGAGGACAGGTTCTGTAGGCCGCAAAGTGGGCTCACGGAGAGCCCAGCCTCGGAGGTGGATGCCACGGGGCCGTGCCgagatttcctcttctttctctaccCGCAGGGGGCGTGTACGTGGCCTCCGAACCGAAGGAGGACTGTGTCCACTTCCTGGTGCTGACCGATGTCTGTGGGAACAGAAGTATGCCGTGGTTGCCCAGTACTCCCGACCCCCGCAC GACGAGTCGTGTTTCTACAACGGCAAGGCGCACTGGGAGCCATCCTGGCCGACCGCGGGCGTGGCTGGCTGCTGCGGACCGTTCGCGGTGTGCGTGGTCTCCAAGCTCCCCTACTACAACGCCCTCAAGGACTGCCTGTCCTG A
- the LOC125281385 gene encoding DENN domain-containing protein 3-like isoform X1, translating to MGTHGGTEGATAGWRPDPPSATAGRARTGSVGRKVGSRRAQPRRWMPRGRAEISSSFSTRRGRVRGLRTEGGLCPLPGADRCLWEQKYAVVAQYSRPPHDESCFYNGKAHWEPSWPTAGVAGCCGPFAVCVVSKLPYYNALKDCLSCLLTHLKLCKDFEVDNHIKDFAAKLSLTPSPPPGPLHLVIKSGILSFLYE from the exons ATGGGCACCCACGGAGGGACGGAGGGGGCCACGGCTGGCTGGCGGCCCGACCCCCCAAGTGCCACAGCTGGCAGGGCGAGGACAGGTTCTGTAGGCCGCAAAGTGGGCTCACGGAGAGCCCAGCCTCGGAGGTGGATGCCACGGGGCCGTGCCgagatttcctcttctttctctaccCGCAGGGGGCGTGTACGTGGCCTCCGAACCGAAGGAGGACTGTGTCCACTTCCTGGTGCTGACCGATGTCTGTGGGAACAGAAGTATGCCGTGGTTGCCCAGTACTCCCGACCCCCGCAC GACGAGTCGTGTTTCTACAACGGCAAGGCGCACTGGGAGCCATCCTGGCCGACCGCGGGCGTGGCTGGCTGCTGCGGACCGTTCGCGGTGTGCGTGGTCTCCAAGCTCCCCTACTACAACGCCCTCAAGGACTGCCTGTCCTG tttattgacTCATCTGAAGCTCTGTAAAGATTTTGAAGTTGACAATCACATAAAAGATTTTGCTGCAAAACTGTCTTTGACACCTAGCCCGCCGCCTGGACCGCTTCATTTGGTCATTAAATctggaattttgtcttttctttatgaatag